Proteins encoded in a region of the Streptomyces sp. NBC_01471 genome:
- a CDS encoding type B 50S ribosomal protein L31 yields the protein MQEDKHPSYGPVVFRDRSAGFAFLTRSTAESDQTIAWDDGQTYPVVDVEISAESHPFYTGKARVVDSEGQVAKFEKRYGDGDGKQG from the coding sequence ATGCAAGAGGACAAGCACCCTTCGTACGGGCCGGTCGTCTTCCGCGACCGCTCCGCCGGATTCGCGTTTCTCACCAGGTCCACGGCGGAGAGCGACCAGACCATCGCCTGGGACGACGGGCAGACGTACCCGGTGGTCGATGTGGAGATCTCCGCGGAGAGCCACCCGTTCTACACGGGGAAGGCGCGGGTGGTCGACTCGGAGGGCCAGGTCGCCAAATTCGAGAAGCGGTACGGGGACGGCGACGGGAAGCAGGGATAA
- a CDS encoding DoxX family protein, producing MTCINRRDLGLLALRAGTGAVLVAHGSQKLFGWFGGGGLAGTAAGMEHMGFLPGHRNAVAAGLGEAGGGAMLALGLGTPVAGAAVAGTMAGAVAVHAPAGFFAQSGGYEYPAFLGFTAAAIGVAGAGRYSLDHATGSRLDRPWMLALAFAGSALASAAVVSKRSRAQAAKAKAEADADAVPGAGA from the coding sequence ATGACCTGCATCAACCGACGTGACCTCGGACTGCTCGCCCTGCGGGCCGGTACCGGGGCGGTGCTCGTCGCTCACGGTTCGCAGAAGCTGTTCGGCTGGTTCGGCGGCGGCGGGCTCGCGGGCACCGCGGCGGGGATGGAGCACATGGGATTCCTGCCGGGGCACCGGAACGCGGTCGCGGCGGGCCTCGGCGAGGCGGGCGGCGGAGCGATGCTGGCGCTGGGCCTCGGCACCCCCGTGGCAGGCGCCGCCGTCGCGGGCACCATGGCGGGAGCGGTCGCCGTCCACGCGCCCGCCGGCTTCTTCGCTCAGTCGGGCGGCTACGAGTACCCGGCCTTCCTCGGCTTCACCGCGGCGGCCATCGGTGTCGCGGGCGCCGGACGCTACTCCCTCGACCACGCCACCGGCAGCCGCCTCGACCGGCCGTGGATGCTCGCCCTGGCCTTCGCCGGTAGCGCGCTGGCGAGCGCCGCGGTGGTCAGCAAGCGGAGCAGGGCACAGGCCGCGAAGGCGAAGGCCGAAGCCGATGCCGACGCGGTGCCGGGCGCCGGGGCATAA
- a CDS encoding endonuclease V, translating into METPADETAARAVQDELRTRVVLDEPGPAPGTGLITGVDVAYDDERDVVAAAAVVLDAATLAVVDEATAVGRVTFPYVPGLLAFREIPTVLAALEALSAGPGLVVCDGYGLAHPRRFGLASHLGVLTGLPVIGVAKNPFTFSYEQPGDRRGDGAPLLADGGEEVGRALRTQDGVKPVFVSVGHRVGLDNACAHTLRLSPDYRLPESTRRADALCRRALREAVA; encoded by the coding sequence ATGGAGACACCCGCCGACGAGACGGCAGCCCGCGCGGTCCAGGACGAACTACGCACCCGTGTGGTGCTGGACGAGCCGGGTCCCGCCCCGGGCACCGGGCTGATCACCGGGGTCGATGTGGCGTACGACGACGAGCGGGACGTGGTCGCCGCGGCCGCCGTGGTGCTCGACGCCGCGACGCTGGCCGTGGTCGACGAGGCCACCGCGGTCGGCCGGGTGACGTTCCCGTACGTCCCCGGACTGCTCGCGTTCCGGGAGATCCCGACCGTGCTGGCGGCTCTCGAAGCGCTTTCCGCCGGTCCCGGTCTGGTCGTCTGCGACGGGTACGGACTGGCGCATCCGCGGCGGTTCGGCCTCGCCAGCCATCTGGGGGTGCTGACCGGTCTGCCGGTGATCGGGGTGGCGAAGAACCCCTTCACCTTCTCGTACGAGCAGCCCGGCGACCGGCGCGGCGACGGGGCGCCGCTGCTGGCCGACGGCGGCGAGGAGGTGGGCAGGGCGCTGCGCACCCAGGACGGGGTGAAGCCGGTCTTCGTGTCCGTCGGGCACCGGGTCGGCCTCGACAACGCCTGCGCCCACACACTGCGGCTCTCCCCCGACTACCGGCTGCCGGAGTCCACCCGGCGCGCCGACGCGCTCTGCCGGCGGGCGCTGCGCGAGGCGGTGGCGTAA
- a CDS encoding ABC transporter ATP-binding protein — translation MTEPLLRIDDLHVDIASRNRTVHALDGVSLDLAPGEALGVVGESGCGKTMTALSVLGLLPPGGAVASGRVLFDGHDLASAGEPVLRDVRGNTIGMVFQDPLTSLNPTMTIGAQVAEPLLLHRPISKQEAWARAEEMLGLVGMPQPSERMKAYPHQLSGGMRQRVAIAMALVCEPKLLIADEPTTALDVTTQHQILELIDGLRSRLGMAMILVTHDLGVIANRVDRVAVMYAGKVAETSGVRDLFARPRHRYTQALFAALPEKAVEGETELRTIPGLPPNLATAQQGCRFAARCAFATDVCRTDEPQLTEGDHRFACFHPVPEEGEPNLGEALAQERQAAPVVPDGATLLEVVDLRKDFPLTGGPFSRKRGTVSAVGGVSLTVRKGETFGMVGESGCGKTTIGRMIAGLEDPTAGSIVFDGQDLATMDRGQRRAHRRRIQLMFQDSAAAMDPRMRIGTILREPLVIQGVGDRAEQDRIVGELLDAVGLPRGAVDRYPHEFSGGQRQRLGLARALTLSPDLIVADEPVSALDVSVQAQILNLMRELQRDRELTYLFISHDLAVVRYLADTVGVMYLGKLVESGPADEVYANPLHPYTRGLLDTVNVPDPETAGPGRAPLGGETPSAANPPSGCRFRTRCPIAQDICAETEPPASTPGRADHQVACHFPLVREAAA, via the coding sequence ATGACCGAGCCGCTGCTGCGGATCGACGATCTCCATGTCGACATAGCGTCCCGCAACCGCACCGTCCACGCCCTCGACGGCGTCAGCCTTGACCTCGCTCCCGGCGAGGCCCTCGGCGTGGTCGGTGAGTCCGGCTGCGGCAAGACCATGACCGCGCTGAGCGTCCTCGGGCTGCTGCCGCCCGGCGGCGCCGTCGCGTCGGGCCGTGTCCTCTTCGACGGACACGACCTCGCGTCGGCCGGCGAACCCGTCCTGCGCGATGTGCGGGGCAACACCATCGGCATGGTCTTCCAGGACCCGCTGACCTCGCTCAACCCCACCATGACCATCGGCGCGCAGGTCGCCGAACCCCTCCTGCTGCACCGCCCCATCAGCAAGCAGGAGGCCTGGGCGCGGGCCGAGGAGATGCTCGGACTGGTCGGCATGCCGCAGCCGTCCGAGCGGATGAAGGCCTATCCGCACCAGCTCTCGGGCGGTATGCGCCAGCGCGTCGCCATCGCCATGGCCCTCGTCTGCGAGCCCAAGCTCCTCATCGCCGACGAGCCCACCACCGCCCTCGACGTCACCACCCAGCACCAGATCCTGGAGCTCATCGACGGGCTGCGCTCCCGCCTCGGCATGGCGATGATCCTGGTCACGCACGACCTCGGTGTCATCGCCAACCGGGTCGACCGGGTCGCCGTGATGTACGCGGGCAAGGTCGCCGAGACCTCCGGCGTGCGGGACCTCTTCGCCCGCCCCAGGCACCGCTACACCCAGGCGCTGTTCGCCGCGCTCCCCGAGAAGGCCGTCGAGGGCGAGACCGAACTGCGCACCATCCCCGGTCTGCCGCCCAACCTCGCCACCGCGCAGCAGGGCTGCCGGTTCGCAGCCCGCTGCGCGTTCGCCACCGACGTCTGCCGCACCGATGAGCCGCAGCTCACCGAGGGCGACCACCGGTTCGCCTGCTTCCACCCCGTACCGGAGGAGGGCGAGCCGAACCTCGGCGAGGCGCTCGCCCAGGAGCGACAGGCCGCCCCCGTCGTACCGGACGGCGCGACCCTCCTCGAAGTCGTCGACCTCCGCAAGGACTTCCCGCTCACCGGCGGCCCCTTCTCGCGCAAGCGCGGCACGGTCAGCGCCGTCGGCGGTGTCTCACTGACGGTGCGCAAGGGCGAGACCTTCGGCATGGTCGGCGAGTCGGGCTGCGGCAAGACCACCATCGGGCGCATGATCGCCGGTCTTGAGGACCCCACGGCGGGATCGATCGTCTTCGATGGCCAGGACCTGGCCACCATGGACCGGGGCCAGCGCCGCGCCCACCGCCGCCGGATCCAGCTGATGTTCCAGGACTCCGCCGCGGCCATGGACCCGCGCATGCGGATCGGCACCATCCTGCGCGAACCGCTCGTCATCCAGGGCGTCGGCGACCGGGCCGAGCAGGACCGGATCGTCGGTGAACTCCTCGACGCGGTCGGGCTGCCGCGCGGCGCCGTCGACCGCTACCCGCACGAGTTCTCCGGCGGTCAGCGCCAGCGCCTCGGGCTCGCCCGCGCGCTGACGCTCTCCCCGGACCTGATCGTCGCCGACGAGCCGGTGTCCGCGCTCGACGTCTCCGTACAGGCCCAGATCCTCAACCTGATGCGCGAACTGCAGCGCGACCGCGAGCTGACGTACCTCTTCATCTCGCACGACCTGGCCGTGGTCCGCTACCTGGCCGACACGGTCGGGGTGATGTACCTCGGCAAACTGGTCGAGTCGGGCCCGGCCGATGAGGTGTACGCGAACCCCCTCCACCCGTACACGCGCGGCCTCCTCGACACCGTCAACGTCCCGGACCCCGAGACGGCGGGCCCCGGCCGCGCCCCGCTCGGCGGTGAGACGCCCTCAGCGGCGAACCCGCCCTCCGGCTGCCGGTTCCGCACCCGCTGCCCGATCGCGCAGGACATCTGCGCCGAGACCGAACCGCCGGCCAGTACCCCCGGCCGCGCCGACCACCAGGTGGCCTGCCACTTCCCGCTGGTACGGGAGGCTGCGGCCTGA
- a CDS encoding ABC transporter permease, with amino-acid sequence MSTAVIAPGHEDADLATPSLARRTLQVFTGNKLALTGVIVLVLLLAFCYLGPLIHSTDQVHTDLAQANLAPGSPGHVLGTTDLGYDLLGRLMLAGQSSLEVGLAAGLLATLFGTLWGAVSGYFGGWTDAVMMRVTDAALAIPAMFLLVVVAAIITPSKGVLIVIIAAVAWLSPARLVRGEALSLRDREYVQAMRMMGGGGARAVFRHIVPNAIGTVIVNCTFQIADAILYVSYLAFLGLSIPPPATDWGSMLSSGITYTQNGYWWLIFPPGVAIVLVVGAFNFVGDGLRDAFEVRLQKK; translated from the coding sequence ATGAGCACCGCCGTCATAGCCCCCGGGCACGAGGACGCCGACCTCGCCACGCCTTCGCTGGCCCGCCGTACGCTGCAGGTCTTCACCGGCAACAAGCTCGCCCTCACCGGCGTGATCGTGCTCGTGCTGCTGCTCGCGTTCTGCTACCTCGGCCCGCTGATCCACTCCACCGACCAGGTCCACACCGACCTGGCACAGGCCAACCTGGCCCCCGGCAGCCCCGGACACGTCCTGGGCACCACGGACCTCGGCTACGACCTGCTCGGCCGGCTGATGCTGGCCGGCCAGTCCTCGCTCGAAGTCGGCCTCGCCGCCGGGCTGCTCGCCACGCTCTTCGGCACGCTCTGGGGCGCGGTCTCCGGCTACTTCGGCGGCTGGACCGACGCCGTGATGATGCGCGTCACGGACGCCGCACTCGCCATCCCGGCGATGTTCCTGCTGGTGGTCGTCGCCGCGATCATCACGCCCAGCAAGGGCGTGCTCATCGTGATCATCGCGGCGGTGGCCTGGCTGTCCCCGGCCCGGCTCGTGCGCGGTGAGGCACTCTCGCTGCGCGACCGCGAGTACGTCCAGGCCATGCGGATGATGGGCGGCGGCGGAGCCCGCGCGGTGTTCCGGCACATCGTGCCCAACGCCATCGGCACCGTCATCGTCAACTGCACCTTCCAGATCGCCGACGCCATCCTCTACGTCAGCTACCTGGCGTTCCTCGGCCTCAGCATCCCGCCGCCCGCCACCGACTGGGGGTCGATGCTCTCCTCGGGCATCACCTACACCCAGAACGGCTACTGGTGGCTGATCTTCCCGCCGGGCGTCGCCATCGTGCTCGTCGTCGGTGCGTTCAACTTCGTGGGCGACGGCCTCCGGGACGCCTTCGAAGTACGGCTCCAGAAGAAGTAG
- a CDS encoding ABC transporter permease gives MTGFLLKRLLQAVVVLFLVSVIVFVLLHMLPGGPARAILGPKGTPQQIEHFNHAQGYDRSLPFQYFEYLKRLLTGDLGVSYKLNQPVSDLLVQRLPKTLLLTALSTLLAVIIAIPLGLLQAVRRGKITDYLLTGAAFLAYATPVFFLGLILIIVFCQTIPIFPSEAPQGESLSSIFSGFSGMVLPIVTMALGVIAMFSRYMRSATLDNLTEEYVRTAMAKGQSSRRILAKHVMRNALIPLATLLGLYLPTLFSGALVVEAMFNYPGMGLLFWNAAQGSDFPVLLGVTLVVGVATVVGSLLTDIVYAVLDPRIRSVS, from the coding sequence GTGACCGGCTTTCTCCTCAAGCGCCTCCTCCAGGCGGTGGTCGTTCTCTTCCTGGTGTCGGTCATCGTCTTCGTCCTTCTGCACATGCTGCCCGGCGGACCGGCCCGTGCCATCCTCGGGCCCAAGGGCACACCGCAGCAGATCGAGCACTTCAACCACGCCCAGGGGTACGACCGTTCGCTGCCCTTCCAGTACTTCGAGTACCTGAAGCGGCTGCTCACCGGCGACCTGGGAGTCTCGTACAAGCTGAACCAGCCGGTCTCCGACCTGCTCGTGCAGCGACTCCCCAAGACGCTCCTGCTGACGGCACTCTCCACGCTCCTCGCGGTGATCATCGCGATCCCGCTCGGTCTGCTCCAGGCCGTCCGCCGCGGCAAGATCACCGACTACCTGCTGACCGGGGCCGCCTTCCTCGCCTACGCGACGCCGGTCTTCTTCCTCGGCCTGATCCTGATCATCGTCTTCTGCCAGACGATCCCGATCTTCCCGTCGGAGGCACCCCAGGGTGAATCCCTGTCCAGTATCTTCAGCGGCTTCTCCGGCATGGTGCTGCCCATCGTGACCATGGCGCTCGGCGTCATCGCGATGTTCAGCCGCTACATGCGCTCCGCGACACTGGACAACCTCACCGAGGAGTACGTCCGTACGGCGATGGCCAAGGGCCAGTCCAGCCGGCGGATCCTCGCCAAGCACGTGATGCGCAACGCGCTCATCCCGCTCGCCACTCTCCTCGGCCTCTATCTGCCGACGCTGTTCAGTGGCGCCCTGGTCGTCGAGGCGATGTTCAACTACCCCGGTATGGGCCTGCTGTTCTGGAACGCCGCACAGGGCTCCGACTTCCCGGTACTGCTCGGAGTGACGCTGGTCGTGGGCGTCGCCACCGTGGTCGGATCGCTGCTCACCGACATCGTCTACGCCGTCCTCGACCCCCGGATCCGGAGCGTCTCATGA
- a CDS encoding peptide ABC transporter substrate-binding protein has protein sequence MRPRRSSARRRALAAAVTGAALVVALSACSQDGGKIDMGPTGGTPVEGGTATMALPPAATPNWIFPIGAPGYGATYNYAIQSLLYMPVYDAVKKGSALTTTGPNTLGQKPVYSDGNKTVTVPLRKGITWSDGKPVTARDIEFWFNMVKANKAEWGSYSVGTMPDNVKSFETVDAHTVRLHLNRSYNPDWFTANQLTLMRALPQAAWDAKKDGGPIGDWDRTTSGAKAVFARLTTHSKSLGAYSKDPLWKTVNGPWKIAEWQNTGQVTLVRNPKYTGTDKAHLDKVVLKPFTTADSEFNVLRSGGVDYGYIPPSVLAQKKKFESRGYRVDPWEGWAATYIVYNFNSSHGGAAMRQLYIRQAMQHLVDQKSMSKVIWQGSADPTLGPVPVTPKTQYTTPEMQKNQYPYSVKAARKLLTDHGWAVRDGQARCTRPGTGADQCGAGIAKNAPLNLTLLSQSGSTESTNMMQELKSSLSKAGIDLKVRQQPLNSVLGNSVPCKAGQPGCDWDMSFFGTAGSWYYPLNPSGEQLFSTGASANFGNYSDPKADKLIRAVQYSSDPNAIHAYGQYLSQQLPVMWMPNPAYQVSVIRNDLRGVDQNPTVTLAPQDWYYVKKGADQ, from the coding sequence ATGCGCCCAAGGCGCTCATCCGCGCGGCGTCGCGCGCTCGCCGCAGCGGTCACCGGGGCGGCGCTCGTCGTGGCCCTCTCGGCCTGTTCGCAGGACGGCGGCAAGATCGACATGGGGCCCACCGGCGGCACACCCGTCGAGGGCGGCACCGCCACGATGGCGCTGCCGCCGGCCGCGACCCCCAACTGGATCTTCCCCATCGGGGCCCCGGGGTACGGCGCCACGTACAACTACGCCATCCAGTCGCTGCTGTACATGCCGGTCTACGACGCGGTGAAGAAGGGCAGCGCGCTCACCACCACCGGGCCCAACACACTGGGCCAGAAGCCCGTCTACAGCGACGGCAACAAGACGGTCACCGTGCCGCTCCGCAAGGGCATCACCTGGTCCGACGGCAAGCCGGTGACGGCGCGCGACATCGAGTTCTGGTTCAACATGGTCAAGGCCAACAAGGCGGAGTGGGGCAGCTACTCGGTCGGCACCATGCCCGACAACGTGAAGAGCTTCGAGACCGTCGACGCCCACACGGTCCGGCTGCACCTCAACCGCTCGTACAACCCCGACTGGTTCACCGCCAACCAGCTCACCCTGATGCGGGCCCTTCCGCAGGCCGCCTGGGACGCCAAGAAGGACGGCGGCCCGATCGGTGACTGGGACCGGACCACCTCCGGCGCCAAGGCGGTCTTCGCCCGGCTGACCACCCACTCCAAGAGCCTCGGCGCCTACTCCAAGGACCCGCTCTGGAAGACCGTCAACGGGCCCTGGAAGATCGCCGAATGGCAGAACACCGGCCAGGTCACCCTCGTACGCAACCCGAAGTACACCGGCACCGACAAGGCGCATCTGGACAAGGTCGTCCTCAAGCCCTTCACCACCGCCGACTCCGAGTTCAACGTGCTGCGCTCCGGCGGCGTCGACTACGGATACATACCGCCGTCGGTCCTCGCGCAGAAGAAGAAGTTCGAGAGCCGCGGGTACCGCGTCGATCCGTGGGAGGGCTGGGCGGCGACCTACATCGTCTACAACTTCAACTCCTCGCACGGCGGGGCGGCCATGCGCCAGCTCTACATCCGCCAGGCCATGCAGCACCTGGTCGACCAGAAGTCGATGAGCAAGGTCATCTGGCAGGGCAGCGCCGACCCGACGCTGGGTCCGGTCCCCGTCACCCCGAAGACGCAGTACACCACCCCGGAAATGCAGAAGAACCAGTACCCGTACTCGGTGAAGGCGGCCCGCAAGCTCCTCACCGATCACGGATGGGCCGTCCGCGACGGCCAGGCCCGCTGCACCCGCCCCGGCACCGGCGCGGACCAGTGCGGGGCCGGCATCGCGAAGAACGCCCCGCTCAACCTGACCCTGCTCTCGCAGTCGGGCTCCACCGAGTCCACCAACATGATGCAGGAGCTGAAGTCCTCGCTGAGCAAGGCCGGCATCGACCTCAAGGTCCGCCAGCAGCCGCTGAACTCGGTCCTCGGCAACTCCGTACCCTGCAAGGCCGGACAGCCGGGCTGCGACTGGGACATGTCGTTCTTCGGCACGGCGGGCAGCTGGTACTACCCGCTCAACCCCAGTGGTGAGCAGCTCTTCTCGACGGGCGCCTCCGCCAACTTCGGCAACTACTCGGACCCGAAGGCGGACAAGCTCATCCGCGCCGTCCAGTACTCCAGCGACCCGAACGCCATCCACGCGTACGGTCAGTACCTCTCCCAGCAGCTCCCCGTGATGTGGATGCCGAACCCCGCCTACCAGGTGTCGGTGATCCGCAACGACCTGCGGGGTGTCGACCAGAACCCCACCGTGACCCTCGCCCCGCAGGACTGGTACTACGTCAAGAAGGGGGCCGACCAGTGA
- a CDS encoding ROK family protein has product MTDSASNQQILRMVTSGTASSRADLVRELGLAASTVSLRVQELVAAGLLTESGEGASRGGRRPRLLRIPEQGGVALTADLGSHHGRLAAVSADGTVRDAADHSHDLTDGPEQAADWLVERLTALADRQRAAGRTVRSVGIAFPGPVDVPAGRVLTPSRMPGWHNFPLRDVLADRLGLPVVVDNDATLMAVGEHQSARPELQHLVVVKAGRGIGCGVISAGRPHRGANGCAGDISHVRVDAAEDRPCSCGNIGCLETVASGAAVLRELARRGTPVDGTAELLRLVTDGDPQATTLVRAAGRHIGTVLSVVVNFFNPQAVVLGGALASAEPLVAAVRGVLYERCLPMATAGLEITTTVSGRDAGLLGAGLTALRDSLPHAEAP; this is encoded by the coding sequence ATGACGGACAGCGCATCGAACCAGCAGATTCTGCGCATGGTCACGTCCGGCACCGCGTCCTCACGGGCCGATCTGGTCCGGGAGTTGGGTCTTGCCGCCTCGACGGTCTCGCTCCGGGTGCAGGAGCTCGTCGCCGCCGGGCTCCTCACGGAGTCGGGCGAGGGCGCGTCCCGCGGCGGCCGGCGCCCGCGGCTGCTGCGGATCCCGGAGCAGGGCGGGGTGGCCCTCACCGCCGACCTCGGCTCGCACCACGGCAGGCTGGCCGCCGTCTCCGCCGACGGCACGGTCCGGGACGCCGCCGACCACAGCCACGACCTCACCGACGGCCCCGAACAGGCCGCCGACTGGCTGGTGGAGCGGCTGACCGCGCTCGCCGACCGCCAGCGCGCGGCGGGCCGCACCGTACGGAGCGTCGGTATCGCCTTCCCCGGCCCGGTCGACGTCCCGGCCGGCCGGGTGCTCACCCCTTCCCGGATGCCCGGCTGGCACAACTTCCCGCTCCGCGACGTCCTGGCCGACCGGCTCGGACTGCCGGTCGTCGTGGACAACGACGCGACCCTGATGGCCGTCGGCGAGCACCAGTCGGCCAGGCCGGAGCTCCAGCACCTCGTCGTCGTCAAGGCGGGCCGCGGCATCGGCTGCGGAGTGATCTCCGCGGGCCGCCCGCACCGCGGCGCCAACGGATGCGCGGGCGACATCAGCCACGTCCGGGTCGACGCCGCCGAGGACCGCCCGTGCAGCTGCGGGAACATCGGCTGTCTGGAGACGGTCGCCAGCGGCGCGGCCGTGCTGCGCGAACTCGCCCGCAGGGGCACCCCGGTGGACGGCACCGCGGAACTGCTGCGGCTGGTCACCGACGGGGACCCGCAGGCGACCACCCTCGTCCGGGCGGCCGGCCGCCACATCGGCACCGTCCTGAGCGTCGTCGTCAACTTCTTCAACCCGCAGGCCGTCGTACTCGGCGGCGCACTGGCATCGGCGGAGCCCCTGGTGGCCGCGGTCCGCGGGGTCCTGTACGAGCGCTGCCTGCCGATGGCCACGGCAGGGCTCGAAATCACCACCACCGTCTCGGGCCGCGACGCGGGCCTGCTGGGCGCGGGGCTGACGGCCCTGCGCGACAGCCTGCCGCACGCCGAAGCGCCCTGA
- a CDS encoding M81 family metallopeptidase encodes MTTATPARRLRIAIGGIGIESSTFCPHRSTVDDFRQTRGQDLLDRYTWTQPGSDLGALIEWVPLLHATALPGGPVEAESYLLLKDELVSRIRAAGPLDGMVYDLHGAMSVIGLTDAEGDLTEAVRAALDAVGTPEDPESGRPMMSAAMDLHGNVSRRFAEPIELLTAHRLAPHEDAWDTRERAARKLVERLRLPAADRRPHRAWVQVPVLLPGEKTSTRLEPAKGLYGRLAGIEAKPGIVDAAIWVGYAWADEPRCKAAIVVTGDDAALAAAEAESLARQYWDVRRDFEFVGPTGTAEECVAAAVASERRPFLISDSGDNPTAGGAGDLAYMLAKLLENEKIASGRVTAVHPGITDPAAVRACFEAGIGATVTVGVGGKVDTSQGGPYEITGTVTGLQRAADKTDRAEGGAYDRGCDLAAITVGGLTVVVTGQRKPFHTVADFTGPAQGGLGIDPRTFDLVVVKIGYLEPELHDMAADWLLALTPGGVDQDLLRLGHHRVERPLYPFDEDAYENEGGPDLTPVLL; translated from the coding sequence ATGACCACCGCCACCCCCGCCCGCCGTCTGCGCATAGCCATCGGCGGCATCGGCATCGAGTCGTCCACCTTCTGCCCGCACCGCTCCACCGTGGACGATTTCCGCCAGACCCGCGGGCAGGATCTCCTCGACCGCTACACCTGGACGCAGCCGGGGTCGGACCTTGGCGCGCTGATCGAGTGGGTCCCGCTGCTGCACGCCACCGCCCTGCCCGGCGGCCCCGTCGAGGCGGAGTCGTATCTGCTGCTCAAGGACGAGCTGGTCTCCCGGATCCGGGCCGCGGGCCCCCTGGACGGCATGGTCTACGACCTGCACGGCGCGATGAGCGTCATCGGCCTCACCGACGCCGAGGGCGACCTCACCGAGGCCGTGCGCGCCGCGCTGGACGCGGTGGGCACCCCGGAGGACCCGGAGTCCGGCCGCCCGATGATGTCCGCGGCGATGGACCTGCACGGGAACGTCTCGCGCCGCTTCGCCGAGCCGATCGAGCTGCTCACCGCCCACCGGCTGGCCCCGCACGAGGACGCCTGGGACACCCGTGAGCGCGCGGCCCGCAAGCTGGTCGAGCGGCTCCGGCTGCCCGCCGCGGACCGCCGTCCGCACCGCGCGTGGGTGCAGGTGCCCGTGCTGCTGCCCGGCGAGAAGACCAGCACGCGGCTGGAACCGGCCAAGGGCCTGTACGGGCGTCTCGCGGGCATCGAGGCGAAGCCCGGCATCGTGGACGCCGCGATCTGGGTCGGGTACGCCTGGGCCGACGAGCCGCGCTGCAAGGCGGCCATCGTGGTCACCGGCGACGACGCCGCGCTCGCCGCCGCCGAGGCCGAGTCCCTGGCCCGTCAGTACTGGGACGTCCGCCGCGACTTCGAGTTCGTCGGCCCGACCGGCACCGCCGAGGAGTGCGTCGCCGCGGCGGTGGCGTCCGAGCGCCGCCCGTTCCTGATCAGCGACTCCGGGGACAACCCGACGGCCGGCGGCGCGGGCGACCTCGCGTACATGCTCGCCAAGCTGCTGGAGAACGAGAAGATCGCCTCCGGCAGGGTGACCGCCGTCCACCCCGGCATCACCGACCCGGCCGCGGTCCGCGCCTGCTTCGAGGCCGGGATCGGCGCCACCGTCACCGTCGGCGTCGGCGGCAAGGTCGACACCAGCCAGGGCGGGCCCTACGAGATCACCGGCACCGTGACCGGCCTGCAGCGCGCGGCCGACAAGACGGACCGGGCCGAGGGTGGCGCGTACGACCGCGGCTGCGACCTCGCGGCGATCACGGTCGGCGGGCTCACGGTCGTCGTCACCGGGCAGCGCAAGCCGTTCCACACGGTCGCCGACTTCACCGGACCGGCGCAGGGCGGTCTGGGGATCGACCCGCGCACCTTCGACCTGGTCGTCGTGAAGATCGGCTACCTGGAACCGGAGCTGCACGACATGGCGGCGGACTGGCTCCTCGCCCTCACCCCCGGCGGCGTCGACCAGGACCTGCTGCGCCTGGGCCACCACCGGGTGGAGCGCCCGCTGTACCCCTTCGACGAGGACGCGTACGAGAACGAGGGCGGCCCGGACCTGACGCCGGTGCTGCTCTGA
- a CDS encoding SRPBCC family protein produces the protein MTTERSERFEVQREIAASPATVFALLCDPQGHVAIDSSGMLQSAEGDPVRKADDTFVVHMDREALGDIPMGKYDVTVIITRFEQDALIEWTISGTIQPPIQHLYGYRLSPSATGTLVTSYYDWSRIEERYREKGIFPVIPEAGLRATLGILARTVEQAV, from the coding sequence ATGACGACAGAACGCTCAGAACGCTTCGAAGTCCAGCGGGAGATCGCAGCATCCCCCGCCACCGTGTTCGCGCTGCTGTGCGACCCGCAGGGCCATGTGGCCATCGACAGCTCCGGGATGCTCCAGTCGGCCGAGGGCGATCCGGTCCGGAAGGCGGACGACACGTTCGTCGTCCACATGGACCGGGAGGCGCTCGGCGACATCCCGATGGGCAAGTACGACGTCACGGTCATCATCACCCGGTTCGAGCAGGACGCTCTGATCGAGTGGACGATCTCGGGAACCATCCAGCCGCCGATCCAGCACCTGTACGGCTACCGGCTCAGCCCCAGTGCGACGGGGACGCTCGTCACCTCGTACTACGACTGGAGCCGGATCGAGGAGCGCTACCGCGAGAAGGGCATCTTCCCGGTCATCCCCGAAGCCGGGCTGCGTGCCACGCTCGGCATCCTCGCGCGGACCGTGGAGCAGGCGGTCTAG